One Triticum dicoccoides isolate Atlit2015 ecotype Zavitan chromosome 5B, WEW_v2.0, whole genome shotgun sequence genomic window carries:
- the LOC119310089 gene encoding putative wall-associated receptor kinase-like 16: MVAVMATAALVVVAGGAASPAPIGKRGCETRCGDVSVPYPFGFGQDRCSAAPGFKLNCVHGNTTDMSSGGAGTRLLLGDHGDFEVKEISVKNRTIRGLSRPVFINATINNTGHSTVRSMGFGDNRWQYFLPPTSTELVVTGCNVQIDIDECKQAKDHGCFGECRNTQGSFNCWCARGGNASQPNGCLRPVSNTGLIIGLLVSLVPSLMLLVIGGLLIIRKLEHHRAEKLKRKFFNQNHGQLLQQLVSQRSDIGERMIITMKEIEKATNNFDQSRKLGGGGHGTVYKGILSDLHVVAIKKSNIMVQREIDEFINEVAILSQINHRNIVKLHGCCLETEVTLLAYEFISNGTLGDHLHNDSPKSISWGDRLRIGCEVGRAIAYLHSAVSVPVIHRDIKSSNILLDDAFTAKLSDFGASRYIPIDQSGRTATAVQGTIGYLDPMYYYAGRLSEKSDVYSFRILLLELFTRKIPIMYRTSEGKLVDILDSQIVEEGGSEVEEVAALAASCIKLRGEERPTMRQVEMALEGIQANKQLVLNDLTGEQNEENDSISTSLSLEEVS; encoded by the exons ATGGTGGCGGTGATGGCAACAGCTGCACTCGTGGTAGTAGCCGGCGGAGCAGCATCACCGGCCCCAATAGGGAAACGCGGCTGCGAAACGAGGTGCGGCGACGTGAGCGTGCCGTACCCGTTCGGCTTCGGCCAGGACAGGTGCTCCGCGGCGCCAGGCTTCAAGCTCAACTGCGTCCACGGCAACACTACCGATATGAGCTCAGGAGGAGCAGGCACACGGCTCCTCCTGGGCGACCATGGAGACTTCGAGGTAAAGGAGATCTCGGTGAAAAACAGGACGATTCGTGGGCTCAGCCGCCCTGTCTTCATCAACGCCACTATCAACAACACCGGCCACAGTACCGTGAGGTCTATGGGCTTCGGAGACAACCGCTGGCAGTACTTCCTGCCGCCGACCAGCACCGAGCTGGTGGTTACGGGGTGCAACGTGCAG ATAGATATTGACGAGTGCAAGCAGGCAAAGGACCATGGGTGTTTCGGTGAGTGTCGCAATACGCAAGGATCGTTCAATTGCTGGTGCGCACGAGGAGGAAATGCTAGCCAGCCTAATGGCTGCCTCAGGCCCGTAAGCAATACAG GTTTAATCATTGGTCTCTTGGTTTCTCTCGTCCCATCCCTCATGCTTTTGGTTATAGGTGGATTGTTAATAATCCGTAAGCTTGAGCATCATAGAGCTGAAAAGTTGAAACGGAAGTTCTTCAATCAAAATCATGGACAACTATTGCAACAGCTAGTATCTCAAAGGTCTGACATCGGTGAGAGGATGATCATCACTATGAAGGAGATAGAGAAGGCCACAAACAATTTTGATCAATCTCGTAAGCTCGGTGGCGGAGGGCATGGTACTGTCTACAAAGGAATATTGTCAGACTTGCATGTTGTGGCCATCAAAAAGTCAAATATTATGGTCCAGAGAGAAATTGATGAGTTCATAAATGAGGTTGCCATACTATCACAAATCAACCATAGGAATATTGTCAAGCTTCATGGTTGTTGTCTCGAGACAGAAGTCACACTCTTGGCATACGAATTTATTTCCAATGGAACCCTTGGTGATCATCTTCATAATGACTCGCCAAAATCAATATCTTGGGGTGACAGGCTAAGGATCGGATGTGAAGTAGGAAGAGCTATTGCTTACCTTCATTCTGCTGTTTCAGTTCCTGTAATACACCGAGACATCAAATCTTCTAACATACTTCTTGATGATGCTTTCACGGCAAAACTATCAGACTTTGGTGCTTCAAGGTACATTCCTATCGACCAGTCAGGGAGAACCGCAACAGCAGTCCAAGGAACAATAGGATATCTAGATCCTATGTACTACTACGCCGGGCGGCTCTCAGAAAAGAGCGATGTTTATAGCTTCAGAATCCTACTTTTGGAGTTGTTTACGAGGAAGATACCAATCATGTATAGAACCTCAGAAG GCAAACTAGTTGACATACTAGATTCCCAAATTGTAGAGGAGGGAGGTAGTGAAGTTGAAGAAGTAgctgctctcgctgcatcatgtatAAAGTTAAGAGGAGAGGAGAGGCCTACCATGAGGCAAGTTGAGATGGCACTCGAAGGCATTCAGGCAAACAAGCAGCTCGTCCTAAATGATTTGACAGGTGAGCAAAATGAAGAAAACGATTCAATTTCAACCAGTTTGAGCTTGGAGGAAGTGAGCTGA